Genomic window (candidate division KSB1 bacterium):
TAATTCCATCTTCATCTTCAATGTTTTTGGTTTCTGAAATTTCGCTTCGTTGAGATAATGTTTGACTATATGCTTCAATAAAATCATTGGAAAAATCCCATGTGTTTGCTCTTGATTTAGATGATTTTTCAGACCTGAAAATCTTAGTTTTACTTGTTTTAAGTTCTATCAATGTAATAAAATAAGAAATTCCTAAAAGGTCAACTTCGGGACTACCAACACCTTTAGAATTAGCACTACCTATTCTTTGTTTCGAAAGTAAATCTCTAATAAATTTAATATCTACATTTAGTCCAATAATCCAATCATTATTTTTAAAGAAATGATGCCATATGGCTTCTTCACCATTTTCTGTTATGGAGTGCTTATTTCTGTAACTATCAAATGCTTTTTTCCCTTCATTGTTTTGCAAGTCTTTCAAAAATGCATAAAACCAATGAATTGTGTTTCTTCTTTGAGGAAATAATAATTCCTTAATTTCAAGCTTTGAAAGTTTTATGTTTTCAGTAAGAGAATACAACTCTTTAAATTTTTCAGCTTGACCTTTACTTTTGAAATCAACTAGGTACGAATCAAAACTAATAGCTTGATATTTAGAATGAAAATCTCCTAAATCAACTAATTCTTTGAAGCCTTGCAAAAAGTGAATTGCTTTCCAAAATGCTCTAGCTTCATCGCCATCACTAAACTTTACTATTACATCATGCCCTCTAGATTTAGTTAAGTTTCCTTTATTATCTTCTTTTCTAAATTCCAAACGCGGTAAATATTTGTTGTCAACTTTGGATTTATAAAATGAAACTTTTAAAATTGTTTTTACGTTTGGTTTATTTATTAAAATAAAACCACCAATTATTTCACTCCCTTTGTATATAAAGCAATTATCCTTTTTCAATGTCTCTTTGATAACAAGTTCAGCAATATCTTGATTTTCTATATCGAATAGATTTGAAAACGGATTATTTAAACTATCGAGTCCCATTTATTTATTTTAATTTTTGCCTTTTCAGCAAATATCTACTGATGTTTCTTTTTTAGGCTTGTTGGTAACGTGTATGTATAATTATTGTTGTTATACACCCAAATTGGAGGGATAACAACAATGTGTTTTATCCACACAATACAGTTTAGTTTTATTTTAATACTATCATAAATCAGTTGGTCATTGTGCTATTTGAAACGCGGTGTTTTTCAAACCATTCAGTGATGTAAAGCATTTTGGCCATCCAGTGACTCGGAAAGCGGCGAATCCCATGCGGTTCATTTGGAACTCGAACGAGCACGCTTTCCACATTGAGAAGCTTTAGGGCCTGGTAATACTGTTCCGAATCAGACATGGGCGTGCGGTAATCTTCCTCACCGGTGAGCACCATTGTAGGTGTTTTGACATTCTTCACCACAGAAAGCAAAGAGCGGCTTTCATAATGCTCAACATGATCCCAAGGCAATCCCGGGAACCAGTATTTGGCCACAAACACAGATATGTCAGAAGTCAACACAAAGCTATACCAATTGATCACCGGATAAAGGGTCACGGCGGCTCGAAAGCGGTCGGTTCGTCCGATCATCCAGCAGGTCAGCACACCGCCGCCGCTGCCCCCGGTTACAAACAAGTTATTTTCGTCAATATAACCCATGTTGACCACGGCATCTACACCTGAATTCAGGTCATAGAAATCATCGCCCGGGTAAGCATGGTGGATGAGATTGCCAAACTCTTCGCCATAACTGGTGCTGCCGCGAGGATTGACATACAGCACAACATACCCTTGTGCAGCCATGAATTGCTTTTCAAAATCGAAGCGAGCGCCGTAGTTGGCAAATGGACCGCCATGAATCTCTATAATCAGTGGATATTTCTTGTTTGGATTGAAATGTGGCGGCTTAATTATCCACCCATGAATCTTGCGCTTGTCGTGAGAAGATTCATACCAGAATTC
Coding sequences:
- a CDS encoding DUF4263 domain-containing protein, encoding MGLDSLNNPFSNLFDIENQDIAELVIKETLKKDNCFIYKGSEIIGGFILINKPNVKTILKVSFYKSKVDNKYLPRLEFRKEDNKGNLTKSRGHDVIVKFSDGDEARAFWKAIHFLQGFKELVDLGDFHSKYQAISFDSYLVDFKSKGQAEKFKELYSLTENIKLSKLEIKELLFPQRRNTIHWFYAFLKDLQNNEGKKAFDSYRNKHSITENGEEAIWHHFFKNNDWIIGLNVDIKFIRDLLSKQRIGSANSKGVGSPEVDLLGISYFITLIELKTSKTKIFRSEKSSKSRANTWDFSNDFIEAYSQTLSQRSEISETKNIEDEDGIIIDTKKHRILDPKAVLIIGNRNEEFPHIRKTEYDVKTDCFERIRRDSRNIEIITFDELFERAFHIVFSEKLPENWYNINPEDFKKDILKVD